The following DNA comes from Anopheles arabiensis isolate DONGOLA chromosome 3, AaraD3, whole genome shotgun sequence.
AAAAGCAGACGATCAATGGAACAAACGATCACAGTTCACTTGCAACGTTTTCGCGATCATATCCAATCGATCAACGCACTCAACTGTGACCATGAAGGTGAGTTCAATCGATCAACTCGGTCAACAATTGATTGGTACTGATAAGTTATCATTGGTTCTATTCTTCCTTCCAGGGATTCATCGCGATCGCTGTGTTGGCTCTGGCCACTGTCTCCCAGGGATCATATCTGCCAGCGGTGCAGTCGGTCCTTCCGTACGCCTACAGCTCTGGCCTCCATGGCCTGGATGCCTATGATGGTCTGGGTCATTACTCGTCGCTCGGTGGACTGGGATACTCGTCCGTGCTGGACCATGGCCTCTCCTACCCGTACTCGGCCGCTCTTCCGTACTCTGTCTACAACAACGGTCTGTATGGAGGATTCTACGGTGCCAAGTACGCCCCAACTGTAGTCCAAGCCAATGTGAACACTCTGAAAACGGTCAGCCCGCTGGGTCTATATGGCGGATACTACGGTGCCAAGTACGCTCCGACTGTGGTCCAGGCCAACGTGAACACTTTGAAGACGGTCAGCCCGCTGGGTCTGTATGGAGGATACGGTGTGGAGCACGGATACGGACTCGCTCACGGATACGGCTACGGATACAACAACTACCTCCCAGTCCAGGGCCATGCTGCGAAGTACGTTGCTGCCAACCCGGGAGCCGTCCATGTGGCTCCTCTACCAGGCCATCTGGTCAACCAGAAGTCGATTGTGGCGTAAATGACTGTGATCTCAAGCAAATGTATGtgaaattgtaaataaatggAATATTTAACTCAAAATATGATTGGTTTTCTACATTATCCTAAATTTTAAGTTTTCTATGCATTCTAGTGTTTGACAAaccaattaattttaaatccaaCCCAATATTACTAAATTTCTTTAACACAAGCGTCAGCTCATCAAGCATATGAAACAAATCATCATTTCACTTTGAAACATGTTCAAGTTTATTTCGTTTATGTTCTAGGCGCGACTGGATTTTGTACATGGataataaattatgtttacaGAGTTCCTGGTGCAGCTTCAAGGTTCAGGGACTGCTGGTTGACGGCATGTCCGGCCAGAGGAGCCTCGTGGACGGCGCCACGGTTGGCAGCAACATAGCGAGCCTCCTTCTGGGCGACAACAGCCACGGCGGGCTGGGCGACGACGGTGGCAGCAGGAGCTACGGCCACTGGAGCAGCTTCCACCACATCCGAATCAGCGTAGAACGATGGCGCGGAGTAGGCGACTGGAGCTACTGAGGCGACACGGGCATACGAGACGGCTGGGACGGCATGGGAGACGGTTTGAGCAGCATAGGAGTAGGACGGAGCGGCATAGGAGTAAGCGGGAGCGGCATACGCGAGAGGGGCCGAAACCACGTACTTCGGAGCCACATTCTGCTGGACGACAGTCGTCTGGGGAGCAGAGTACACCACCGGAGCCGGAATGAGGCCGCACTCAGCGACGACGGCCAGAGCCACCATGACTACAGCTGCGATGCACTGATAAGAAAAAGAACCAGAATACAGGAGCGTTTACTTGAGGACACTTGATGGAGATGAGAAAGCCTTTGAATTACCTTCATGATTGCTGGTTAGGGGTTTGAGTTGGATGCTGGTATGCGATCGAGTCGAAGATCGTTCTGATTCTGATTGATACGAGTACAGAGACGCCTTTTATACCAGTAGAAGGAAACACAATCATGAATGTAGTTTCcaaagtacaacaaaaaatgcaatccCCAAAATCGCCACAAACAATACCATACCGCCCCTTCCAAAGCACACAACGAACGATCGAACAAAGAGAACGGGAAACTAACGCTCGCTCAAACAGAATGGCGATCAGCTTGGGTTAACATTCACACGTCATGAATCGGAGCCggtttattaaaacaatattatctACATTTACAACACGTATTTGGCAACGGGAGCAGTCGACAGATACTTGTTGTATCCCAGACCGTATCCTCCATAGTTCCACAGTCCATTATCGACGACTTTGGTGGCGACGACGGGAGCGACCAGCTTGTTGTATCCCAGACCGTATCCGCTGACCAGCTTGTTGTATCCCAGACCGTATCCGCTGCTCAGCACTGGAGCGACCAGCTTGTTGTATCCCAGATCGTAGCTGTTATCAACGACCTTGGTGGCCAGCACTGGAGCAACCGACGGGTATTCGACCACTTTCTTCACGGCCGGATAGGAACCGTACAACGATGATGGGTAGGAGTACTTGTCCACCGCTGCTGGGAGACCGTACGACGAGCCATAGACCACCTTCGACACCGGAAGTCCATAGCCGTAGCCGTGCTGGTAGGACAGGACATCATCGTATGGCAGGTAGGACGCCTCCGAGGCAGCGACGAACGCCACAGCCATGATTGCAATGAAGAACTGGAATGAGATACAAGAATTGGATGAACAGGGATGTTTGTATCGAGATTTCCGACGAAGCTTACCTTCATTTTAGTTGGATTGGTTGGATGTTGTGTTGATAGAAGAGCTGTACGAATACTGAtaccaaaaacacaatcgaACGCATCATTTATAGCGCCTCCTACCGGAAGTccaaaacgaaaggaaaactcCGTCGTCAAGGTCCAACAGAAGGCCGGAAAAGCGTCGCGTTTGGCTCGTTATAAAAGCAGACGATCATTGGAACAAACGATCACAGTTCACTTGCAACGTTTTCGCGATCATATCCAATCGATCAAAGCACTCAACTGTGACCATGAAGGTGGGTTCAATCGATCAATTCGGTCAATATTTGGTTGGTACTGATAAGTTATCATTGGTTCTATTCTTCCTTCCAGGGATTCATCGCGATCGCTGTGTTGGCTCTGGCCACTGTCTCCCAGGGATCATATCTGCCAGCGGTGCAGTCGGTCCTTCCGTACGCCTACAGCTCTGGCCTCTATGGCCTGGATGCCTATGATGGTCTGGGTCATTACTCGTCGCTCGGTGGACTGGGATACTCGTCCGTGCTGGACCATGGCCTCTCCTACCCGTACTCGGCCGCTCTTCCGTACTCTGTCTACAACAACGGTCTGTATGGAGGATTCTACGGTGCCAAGTACGCCCCAACTGTGGTCCAAGCCAACGTGAACACTCTGAAAACGGTCAGCCCGCTGGGTCTATATGGCGGATACTACGGCGCCAAGTACGCTCCGACTGTGGTCCAGGCCAACGTGAACACTTTGAAGACGGTCAGCCCGCTGGGTCTGTATGGAGGATACGGTGTGGAGCACGGATACGGCTACGGATACAACAACTACCTCCCAGTCCAGGGTCATGCCGCGAAGTACGTTGCGGCCAACCCGGGAGCCGTCCATGTGGCCCCTCTACCAGGCCATCTGGTCAACCAGAAGTCGATTGTGGCGTAAATGACTGTGATCTCAAGCAAATGTATGtgaaattgtaaataaatggAATATTTAACTCAAAATATGATTGGTTTTCTACATTATCCTAAATTTTAAGTTTTCAATGCATTCTAGTGTTTGACAAaccaattaattttaaatccaaCCCAATATTACTAAATTTCTTTAACACAAGCGTCAGCTCATCAAGCATATGAAACAAATCATCATTTCACTTTGAAACATGTTCAAGTTTATTTCGTTTATGTTCTAAGCGCGACTGGATTTTGTACATGGataataaattatgtttacaGAGTTCCTGGTGCAGCTTCAAGGTTCAGGGACTGCTGGTTGACGGCATGTCCGGCCAGAGGAGCCTCGTGGACGGCGCCACGGTTGGCAGCGACATAGCGAGCCTCCTTCTGGGCGACAACAGCCACGGCAGGCTGAGCGACGACGGTGGCAGCAGGAGCTACGGCCACTGTAGCAGCTTCCACCACATCCGAATCAGCGTAGAACGATGGCGCGGAGTAGGCGACTGGAGCTACTGAGGCGACACGGGCATACGAGACGGCTGGGACGGCATGGGAGACGGTTTGCGCAGCATAGGAGAAGGACGGAGCGGCATAGGAGTAAGCGGGAGCGGCGTACGCGAGAGGGGCCGAAACCACGTACTTCGGAGCCACATTCTGCTGGACGACAGTCGTCTGGGGAGCAGAGTACACCACCGGAGCCGGAATGAGGCCGCACTCAGCGACGACGGCCAGAGCCACCATGACTACAGCTGCGATGCACTGATAAGAAAAAGAACCAGAAAACAGGAGCGTTTACTTGAGGACACTTGATGGAGATGAGAAAGCCTTTGAATTACCTTCATGATTGCTGGATGGAGGTTTGAGTTGGATGCTGGTATGCGATCGAGTCGAAGATCGTTCTGATTCTGATTGATACGAGTACAGAGACGCCTTTTATACCAGTAGAAGGAAACACAAACATGAATGTTGTTTCcaaagtacaacaaaaaatgcaaaccccAAAATCACCCCAAACAACCATACCATCCCTTCCAAAGCACACAACGAACGATCGAACAAAGAGCACGGGAAACTAACGCTAGCTCAAACAGAATGGCGATCAGCTTGGGTTAACATTCACACGTCATGAATCGGAGCCggtttattaaaacaatattatctACATTTACAACACGTATTTGGCAACGGGAGCAGTCGACAGATACTTGTTGTATCCCAGACCGTATCCTCCATAGTTCCACAGTCCATTATCGACGACTTTGGTGGCGACGACGGGAGCGACCAGCTTGTTGTATCCCAGACCGTATCCGCTGACCAGCTTGTTGTATCCCAGACCGTATCCGCTGCTCAGAACTGGAGCGACCAGCTTGTTGTATCCCAGATCGTAGCTGTTATCAACGACCTTGGTGGCCAGCACTGGAGCAACCGACGGGTATTCGACCACTTTCTTCACGGCCGGATAGGAACCGTACAACGATGATGGGTAGGAGTACTTGTCCACCGCTGCTGGGAGACCGTACGACGAGCCATAGACCACCTTCGACACCGGAAGTCCATAGCCGTAGCCGTGCTGGTAGGACAGGACATCATCGTATGGCAGGTAGGACGCCTCCGAGGCAGCGACGAACGCCACAGCCATGATTGCAATGAAGAACTGGAATGAGATACAAGAATTGGATGAACAGGGATGTTTGTATCGAGATTTCCGACGAAGCTTACCTTCATTTTAGTTGGATTGGTTGGATGTTGTGTTGATAGAAGAGCTGTACGAATACTGAtacca
Coding sequences within:
- the LOC120905115 gene encoding uncharacterized protein LOC120905115, which gives rise to MKCIIVAVIVALAVAAEGYGVSSYAVPLAYSVPQTTVVQQNVAPKYVVSGYAAPYVASPYVAAAHSYAVPAAVSYASTAVHAVPAVTYAAPHATVYAAPVQQEARYVAANRGAVHEAPLAGHAVNQQSLNLAPAPGTLFFIAIMAVAFVAASEASYLPYDDVLSYQHGYGYGLPVSKVVYGSSYGLPAAVDKYSYPSSLYGSYPAVKKVVEYPSVAPVLATKVVDNSYDLGYNKLVAPVLSSGYGLGYNKLVSGYGLGYNKLVAPVVATKVVDNGLWNYGGYGLGYNKYLSTAPVAKYVFVSFYWYKRRLCTRINQNQNDLRLDRIPASNSNLHPAIMKCIAAVVMVALAVVAECGLIPAPVVYSAPQTTVVQQNVAPKYVVSAPLAYAAPAYSYAAPSFSYAAQTVSHAVPAVSYARVASVAPVAYSAPSFYADSDVVEAATVAVAPAATVVAQPAVAVVAQKEARYVAANRGAVHEAPLAGHAVNQQSLNLEAAPGTL
- the LOC120901704 gene encoding uncharacterized protein LOC120901704; translated protein: MKGFIAIAVLALATVSQGSYLPAVQSVLPYAYSSGLYGLDAYDGLGHYSSLGGLGYSSVLDHGLSYPYSAALPYSVYNNGLYGGFYGAKYAPTVVQANVNTLKTVSPLGLYGGYYGAKYAPTVVQANVNTLKTVSPLGLYGGYGVEHGYGYGYNNYLPVQGHAAKYVAANPGAVHVAPLPGHLVNQKSIVA
- the LOC120901715 gene encoding cuticle protein 16.5-like produces the protein MKCIAAVVMVALAVVAECGLIPAPVVYSAPQTTVVQQNVAPKYVVSAPLAYAAPAYSYAAPSYSYAAQTVSHAVPAVSYARVASVAPVAYSAPSFYADSDVVEAAPVAVAPAATVVAQPAVAVVAQKEARYVAANRGAVHEAPLAGHAVNQQSLNLEAAPGTL
- the LOC120901711 gene encoding uncharacterized protein LOC120901711 isoform X2; protein product: MKFFIAIMAVAFVAASEASYLPYDDVLSYQHGYGYGLPVSKVVYGSSYGLPAAVDKYSYPSSLYGSYPAVKKVVEYPSVAPVLATKVVDNSYDLGYNKLVAPVLSSGYGLGYNKLVAPVVATKVVDNGLWNYGGYGLGYNKYLSTAPVAKYVL
- the LOC120901701 gene encoding uncharacterized protein LOC120901701: MKGFIAIAVLALATVSQGSYLPAVQSVLPYAYSSGLHGLDAYDGLGHYSSLGGLGYSSVLDHGLSYPYSAALPYSVYNNGLYGGFYGAKYAPTVVQANVNTLKTVSPLGLYGGYYGAKYAPTVVQANVNTLKTVSPLGLYGGYGVEHGYGLAHGYGYGYNNYLPVQGHAAKYVAANPGAVHVAPLPGHLVNQKSIVA
- the LOC120901712 gene encoding uncharacterized protein LOC120901712 isoform X2, coding for MKFFIAIMAVAFVAASEASYLPYDDVLSYQHGYGYGLPVSKVVYGSSYGLPAAVDKYSYPSSLYGSYPAVKKVVEYPSVAPVLATKVVDNSYDLGYNKLVAPVLSSGYGLGYNKLVAPVVATKVVDNGLWNYGGYGLGYNKYLSTAPVAKYVL
- the LOC120901711 gene encoding uncharacterized protein LOC120901711 isoform X1, with amino-acid sequence MKFFIAIMAVAFVAASEASYLPYDDVLSYQHGYGYGLPVSKVVYGSSYGLPAAVDKYSYPSSLYGSYPAVKKVVEYPSVAPVLATKVVDNSYDLGYNKLVAPVLSSGYGLGYNKLVSGYGLGYNKLVAPVVATKVVDNGLWNYGGYGLGYNKYLSTAPVAKYVL
- the LOC120901712 gene encoding uncharacterized protein LOC120901712 isoform X1, producing the protein MKFFIAIMAVAFVAASEASYLPYDDVLSYQHGYGYGLPVSKVVYGSSYGLPAAVDKYSYPSSLYGSYPAVKKVVEYPSVAPVLATKVVDNSYDLGYNKLVAPVLSSGYGLGYNKLVSGYGLGYNKLVAPVVATKVVDNGLWNYGGYGLGYNKYLSTAPVAKYVL